AAAGCTCGGCCAACCCATGGAACGGAACGCATCCTTGGTGGCACCTCTGTGGATCATCGATCCGCAAGAGGAAACAACACTGCCTACCGGAGTGGTCAAGTTCAATGGCCGCAGCACCGACAGTTCAAAGCCGGTCAGCTGGCAGATCCTGCAGGAAAATGGCAAGGGCGAAAAGAGCAGCCTGCTCACCGGGAGAACGCAAGCAACCGGTGAGCCTGGTCAATACGGAGCCTTCACCTTCAGTGCCACATTGAAGGCCGGCAAATATGAGCTGCGGGTTTCACAAGTGGATGAGGCCGGCGCAACCATCGAAACGAGCACCGACACCCGCCTGTTCAACGTCGGTTAGCTGCGGGTTCGACGAGCTGCGGGGCGGCTACCAGCGGCCCAGGACGTCACTTGCAAGAACGACGGCGGCGGGTCCCGCCGTCGAGGACCTCAACACGTGGTGACCCAGAAGTGCCGTGACGGCACCGGCGTCACTGAGCCGCGTTACCTCTCTTGGTGAGATGCCACCCTCCGGTCCGACAATCAAGAGGACCTCGCGAGGGATCCCATCATCTCCAGTCCGGACCGCAACCGACTCTTCAAGGACGGTCCGCAGGGGGTTCTTGGCGTCTTCATGCAGGATGATGGCCACATCAGCGGCCGCGACGGCCTTCGCCAAAGCGGCAGTGTCCATCATGGACCGTACCTCAGGAATCCAAGCACGCCGCGCCTGCTTGGCTGCCGCCGTGACCACGGACTGCCACTTCGCGTGCGCCTTGGCGGCCCGTTCGCCTTTCCAACGCACGATCGCCCGCTCGGACTGCCACGGAATGACGGCGTCTATTCCGAGTTCCGTGGCAGTCTCGATGGCGAGTTCGTCCCGATCGCCCTTGGCAAGTGCCTGAACCAGCACCAGCCGGACCGCCGGCTGGTCCTCGAGGACTACCTCGGATGCCTTCACTGTGAGGGTGCTGGAACCGGCGTCAACCACGGCGCCAGTCAACCGCATGCCCGAACCGTCGGCTATGTCCACGGGCTCACCCACGGCCAGTCGCTTGACGGTGACGGCATGGCGCGCCTCAGCACCTTCCAACACAAATGTGGACCCGGGGATCAGCTGGTTAAGGCTTCCCGCCGGTGTAAAGAAAACCGGATTGCTCACCGCTACAGGTTACCGAGCTTGTCCCGAAGCTTCGCGAACATTCCGCCGCTTGCCACCAGCTTTCCCTCGGTAAACTGCTCGCCGCGCAGCTTGGCGAGCTGCTGCAGGAGTTCCTCCTGGGCGGGGTCGAGCTTGGTCGGGGTCTCCACGTGCAAGTGCACCTTGAGGTCGCCGCGTCCGTAACCCCGGAGGTGCGTAACACCCAAGCCGCGCAGGGTAATGACTTCGCCGGATTGGGTACCGGCCTTGACGTCGATGTCCTGCGCGCCGTCGAAGGTGTCCAGCTGCAGTTCGGTGCCAAGTGCCGCAGCGGTCATGGGCACACTTAGTGTTGCGTGGAGGTCGTCGCCTTCACGCATGAACATGGAGTCGTTGTTGACCCGGATCTCCACATAGAGATCGCCGGCGGGGCCTCCAGCGGGGCCCGCTTCACCCTGCCCGGACAGCTGGATGCGTGTACCAGTGGCGACACCGGCCGGAACCTTGATGGTGAGGGAACGACGACTGCGGATGCGGCCCTGTCCATTGCACTCGTTGCAGGGGTCCTTAATGACTGTGCCGAAGCCTTCACAC
The sequence above is a segment of the Arthrobacter sp. StoSoilB22 genome. Coding sequences within it:
- a CDS encoding 16S rRNA (uracil(1498)-N(3))-methyltransferase translates to MSNPVFFTPAGSLNQLIPGSTFVLEGAEARHAVTVKRLAVGEPVDIADGSGMRLTGAVVDAGSSTLTVKASEVVLEDQPAVRLVLVQALAKGDRDELAIETATELGIDAVIPWQSERAIVRWKGERAAKAHAKWQSVVTAAAKQARRAWIPEVRSMMDTAALAKAVAAADVAIILHEDAKNPLRTVLEESVAVRTGDDGIPREVLLIVGPEGGISPREVTRLSDAGAVTALLGHHVLRSSTAGPAAVVLASDVLGRW
- the dnaJ gene encoding molecular chaperone DnaJ; protein product: MSSHYDVLGVSPEATGEEIKKAYRKLARKLHPDVNPGEDVAEQFKAVTHAYEVLSDPQKRRVYDATGNENGTDNGFGGGYAGQGFAFQDIFDTFFGGGGQGGPASRVRRGQDALISVRIDLKDAVFGVNKKLEVDTAVICPTCDGSCCRPGTHPERCDICGGSGQVQRAVRSILGQVMTAAPCGSCEGFGTVIKDPCNECNGQGRIRSRRSLTIKVPAGVATGTRIQLSGQGEAGPAGGPAGDLYVEIRVNNDSMFMREGDDLHATLSVPMTAAALGTELQLDTFDGAQDIDVKAGTQSGEVITLRGLGVTHLRGYGRGDLKVHLHVETPTKLDPAQEELLQQLAKLRGEQFTEGKLVASGGMFAKLRDKLGNL